The segment CGAGGTCCGGCAAAAACGCAGCCGCAAACGATTCTCCCACGGCAAACCCATAATTCGATGCAATGAGCATCGCCATGGCCAATCCCACGCGCCCCGGCGTCGCCAAATAAAGCGCCGCCGTCGCAACCACCGTGAGCAGGTAACTCGCAAAGAGAAATCGCTTCTTCGCAGCTCGATAATCCATCACCGCGCCAAGGAGCGGCGCGGTGACGACCACGATCCCGTAACTCGTGCTGAGCGCAATGCTCCAGAGCAAATTACCCTGCCGATATTCGGGCCCGTCTCCGACGATGATCTTCGGAAAAATCACGCTGAAAACCACCGTGATGATCACCGTCGTGTAGCTCGAATTGGCAAAGTCGAACATCGCCCAGCCAAAGATCTCGCGCGCCGGAGCTCGCGAAGGCTCGACCGATTCGCTTTTGCTCGAAGGAGTCATCGCGTTAGCCAAAGCAGCGCCCCCGTAATCGCAAGGTGGCGATCACTTGGATGGCGGCACTTGCGGAGCCGCCGGCTTCAAAAGGACATTTTGCACGAGTCCCACGACTCCCACGAAAAGCGCAAATAACGCCTCGCCCGCAATGAGCCCTCCGCCGACGAGCGACGTGGTGCTCATGTCCTCCGGAACGTCGTCTTTCTTCTCGTCTTTCGCTTGCGCAGCCTTTCGAGCCTGAAGCGTGTTGTAAAGCGACGACATCACGCCACCGAACGCAAACCAAACGGTCGTCATCAGTTCGACAAACCCGCCGAACGACGTCGCATAAGGCGTCGGAAGCAAGAAGGTGTCGACGCAGAAGCCCACGACGAATCCCTTGCGCGACCCCTTGACATACGCGCGATAGCGCTGGTTACCATTGACGACTTTGCGCAAGACGGACGTCACGATCCCGATCGCCAACCCGAGCACGAGCGCCTTGATCTTGTACGCCGGCAGCTTGTCGAGATCTTGAAGTACCCCGACAAACTTGAACGTCATCGCGCTCTGCCACTGACCCACGTCCACGTCGCGATGCACGAACGAGTTGATCTTCAGCACGGGGTAGGCCTGCATGAACGTTTGTGCAAGCACCACGCAGAGGATCGAACCCATGACGATGCCGATCGTTTGGTAGCGAAACTGAACGGTGCGGTTTGTCCCAAGACGCCACCCGGTCGATCGATCCTGCTGCATGTCGCCGCCGACCGAACACGAAATCAAGAGGATGCTCGCCGCCATCATGCCGACGCGTGGATCCCTCAAACCAAGCCCAGACATGAGCAGCACCGAGATGACGAACGCGCTCGAGATGGGGTTCGAATCCGAGATGCCCATCGAGATGCCGTTTATCAGGACAAACACCGACGCGAGCACGATCCCGAGCAGGATGAACTCGATGGGTTGACCAAGAACCTGCGTGGCGACGATGGTGAGTGCGATGCCCCAGAAGACGACCCAGGCGATGAGACGCCTGGGATTGACCTGTTTCCACGCTTCTTCGGCGTTCTGGTCGAGCTTCTTGCCGGCTTGCTCTCGGATGCGACGCAGAGCTTCCACGCCGATGAGACTCATGTCGACGATCGCAGCTCCAAGGATCATCGCGAGACCGATGAGAAAGCCGATCACGCGGAAGCTCGCGCCCTGTTCGAGCCATCCGATCGACACGAGATAAGGCCGGAGCGCGTGTCCGATGAGCCCCATGAGCAGGCCTGGAACGACGATGCGAGCGCCTACGATCATGCCCGCGCCGATCGTCGATGCCGAGATGTGCGACGCAGCGATGAAAGGGAGCTTGTGCGAAAGCCAGGCAAAACCAAATCCTGCCCCTGCGCCTCCGCCGAGTTGCCCGATGGAACGCTTCAACAAGCGTTTGTCCGTGAGCGCTCGAAGGATGTTCGCAACGGCAAGCCCGGACGGGTAATCGAGCTTCAAACGATCGACGAGCAGCGGCGTGTACACCATGCCGAGGCCGACGCCAAACATGCCGACGCACATGAAAAACAGCATGAGCTGCGGTGCGGGAGGCAAGGGCATGTCGAGCCACGTCATGGCTTGGATGAGCACGCCCATCGCGCACATGCCTGCGACGCTGGCGGCCATCGTCTGCATGTAGTTGGCGCCGTGTTTGCCCTCGGCGCCGTAGCCGTACGTCACGGCGCTGCCCAAGATCCCGGCGAGAACCTGGCCTCCGACGAAAAATCCGAGGCTGAAGTTCATGTACGCCGACGCGATGCCGCCGAGCGGTCCGAGGATCAGGATGGCCACCAGCGACAAGAGAACGTGGTAGCGCTTCGATCCGATCGGAGGAAGAAAGCGAAACTTGGGCTGCGCGTCTTCCACGGGCGCGGCGACGTCGGGGCTCGGGTTTGTCACGGCACGCCTCCGCGTACGTCGAGGTCAGGGTTCGAGCAGGACAAACACTTTGATCGCGTAGGGATCATGAGAGCTCGGATGCTAGCAGCGATCTCGCGAGCTCAGGGCGAGCAAGATTCACGGTCCTTCAGGTTCGGCGCGACGACCCGGCGACCTTCCTTCCGGCACAATCCGGGACGACCCGAGGTCAGCTCGATGAAATGTCACGAATGAACGAAAAGCATGCAGTGGGACTCGTCTGGCAGCCATATTGCCCTATAATGCGGCTGTGATTCCGACGCGATATCAAAACCTCGCCACGGCTCGCACTCGTTTTGGAGATCGAGTGGATCGGCTCGCGCCGTTTTTGCTGCGCGGTGATCCGCTCGCGGATGCGGTGATCGAGGAGATGCGCGAAATGCCGGGCGGTCGAGGTTTTGCGCTCGTGAACCAAGCGCTCGCGCAGCCGGCAGGGTCGTATGCGCAGCTTCCGCCTGCAATGCGCGCGCTGTTCGAACACCTCGATTACATCCCTGCATGGGTGGATTGGGATGCGATGCGCCGGGGTAACGAGTTCCTTCTGCGGTCGGGTGTCTTGGGAGGCATCGTGCTCGCGGCTGCGTCGCTCGTGCTCGGTTACGCGGATCCAGGAGGCAACAAGCCGCTCATTTTTTCCGGGCGGCTGACGGAGCGAGCAGCGAGACGGCTCGCCGAAACGAGCCGGTTTGTCCAAGCCGTTGGGCAAGTCGATGGCTTTCGCCGTCGTGGTGATGCGTTTGCCATTACGGTACGCGTGCGTTTGATGCATGCGCAGGTGCGCTACATGTTGCGACGTGCCCCGTATTGGCGGACCGATGCATGGGGCGATCCCATCAATCAGCACGACATGGCCGCGACGACGCTTCTATTTTCGCTGGTTTTCCTCGAAGGTGTGCGCCGGCTGGGCATCGAAACCAATCGCGACGAATCGGAAGCCTTCATGCATCTTTGGCGATATGCCGGACACGTGATGGGCGTCGATACGGAAATTTTGCCAACGTCCGAGTTCGAAGCTCGAAACCTTGCCGAGCTGATAAGGGCAACGCAGGGCAAACCGGACGAGGATTCTCGTGCGCTCACGAAAGCACTTTTCGATGCGGCCTTGACGAACGCGAAGACGCCCGAAGAACGAAGGATGGGGCTCTTTCGTCGCGAAATGGGCCGAGGATTTTGTCGCGCCCTGTTGGGCGACGAAATGGCCGACGCGCTGGCCGTGCCGAAAACGCCGCTGATAGGCGCCTATCACGTCTTCCGTACGACGACGCGGGCGATGGAAATCGCACGAAAAAACGCGCCCGACATGCATCGAGCCATGGTGACGACAGGTGCACGATATTGGGACAAAGTCGTCCGGGAGGGTCTTGGAAACATGCCGGCGGACTTCAATCCGCCGGCACATTTGTCACGCGCGAGCTGATTGACGGTAAATCAGCGATTGTCGGAACGCGCAGCGCGGCGACGGCGCGAAATCGACAAGCCGAGACCAACGCCCATGATCACGAGCGCCGCCGCGCCATTCGATTCGCCGCTGACGGCGCAACCAGCCGACGACGCGCCGCCGTTGTTCGGTTTGCCGTCGCCGAAGTCACCCCACCAAACGCCGCCCGTGTCCACGCCGCCAGGATTGTTGGAGCCACTCGGCGGGCACGGATCGTAGACGGGGCACGCCGGCGGCGTGCCAATCGCTTTCGTTGCCTGAAAGAAGCTCGAAATCTCCGTCTGCGCAGCGGAAGCACCAATCGCAAGGTCCTTGTCGAGCGCCTGGCGCGCAAGCTCGGCATTCATGCGCGTGAGCCAAATCGAGCCTTCATTGAGCCCTCCGAAAGCCTTTTGCATGTCCGCGTCGAGCTCGTCGAATGCCGTGGCGTATCCGTCGGCCGGATCGCCGTAGCCGCTTTGTTCGGGGATGATGCTGACGACCTGCTCGAGCGCGCTGCGCACGGACCATTGCGAGAGCGGACGAGCATGCTGGACGAGCCAATTCGAATTGTTGCCCATCGTGAAGCCATCGTCCTTCAACTTTGCGTAGTTCGATTCGGACGTGTCCCAGTTCCACACGATTTCCGGCTGGCCAATGGTGAACCACGGGAAGTTCGTCGGTTCATACCGGCCCTCGCCAATCATCCACAAAGTAATCGGCGTAATGGCGCCCGTGCCGACCGCGACCATACGCAAAGGAAGCGACGCGGCCGCCCCTTGCGACGTAATGCGCACCGGCCGCATCGAATTGACATCGGCGCCGGGAATGAGCTTCAGGGCAAGGAAATCGAACTTCTCATTGACGTAGGTGTCGATGACCGGCGCCACATCGAGCGGGATGTTGTAGCCGTTCATGATGAGCCAGTTTTTGAGGGCAGCGGGATCCTGCGAAGAAAGCTGCACCGTGTCGTACGGCCCGACGACTTGCTGAGAAATCACGGTCACGCCGCCATTGGGTGCTCCGCCGGAACCTCCGGTCCCGCCCGCCAAATCGTCTTCACTCCAGCCCCAGCAGGACGGAGGCGGCGGACAGTTGAGCGGAGGAGGCGCAATCGTCGTTCTCGTGAGATCGCTGAGCTGCGCGAAGAGCACGTCCGAGGACAAACCGATCTCGACTTGACCCTTGATGGGAAGAACCCAGGCAAACGACGACGGCGCACCGGAATATTCGATTTGATCCCAAAGCGTCGTCGACGTCTTCGATACCGACAAAAGCATTCGGTGACCCGTCACCTGCGTGTCCTCCCCAACGGGCGCGGCACAACCACCGCATGCAGCGGCTTCGTTCGACGCCGTAACGGCAGCAGCAACGAGAGGAACGGTCAAGAGCAGGGCATGAGCAAGCTTCATAGGGAAATACCTCCGGCAAACGCGCCACCTAGCATACGACATGCCCGCGGATTTCGTGCGGAAATTTGAATAAATTCAGCACCGTAATGGCGCACACTTGCACAGTATGACACAGGAAGGCCCAAATCATTATCGATGTATTTATACAACCATCAGCGCGGGCCAAGCGCCGCCATCACCGCCCTGAGCCCCTCTTTTACCTCGTCCGTCACCGCTCCCTCGGCCACGCGATATCCCCCCACGGGCCGCCCATCGCGTTCGCCAAGCCAAACCCAAGCCTCTTCGCCGCGCGGCCCTTCCAGGCGCAATTCCGCACGCCGCCCCGCATCTTGCACGCGCACGTCCGTCCACTTCAATGCGCCGAAAGGTGCCTTTTGCCGCAATGCCAAGAGCCGCGCCGCCACGCTTCGAAGCGTCGGCACGATCGCATCTTCCGCAATGGGATGCACCACCTTCACGACCGCAGCCAAACGCTCTCGGAGCGCGCACAATCCAATCATTGCAACCGCCGAATCCGCCGGTGCTTTCGTCAGCCACACCGAAAACCAATCGAACGCACCCATCCCCTGCCCGGCGCTTCGCGGCCGCAGCTCGATGCATAACGCATCGGATCCCACGAGCCGCACGGAGACCGCTTTTTCACCAAGCTCCACGAGCTCCAATGCCGAATACGGTGCCGGCGGAGCGAAATCTCGAAATGCTTGCCCCACGAGCGCCCGGGCATGCACCGCAAACGATTCTCGTTCGGGATCGACCGTCGCGAGTTTTTCGAGTGAAACTGGAACGAATTCGGCGTCACCATACAGCTCGCGATATTTCTCGAACACGCCGCTGCATCGAGACTCGAATACGCACGTGCGACACCCTTCGGGCTTGGATTTGTCCCGGCGTTTGACGAGGTACTTGTCCCAGGGTTTGCTGAGTTTCTTGTCGCCATCGACGGCGATCGTCATCGTCTTTTCGCCATCGTGGTGGATGAAAGGCGCAAGATGAGGCGCAATGCAATATGGCAAATTGCCGATGTTGACGTCGAATCCCTTGGGAAAACCCCGAATCATGCGTTCGAGCGCCGGTACCATATCAGAATAACGCGGAATCATGTCCGCAAACTCGGCTTCCGTTCGGACGCCTGCATCGAGCGGACGGACCATGTCCAAATGGAGCTGAGATGCTTCGAGCGGCAAGAGCAATTCGGGAAAAACGTCGACCGATTCGTAATTCGACTTGACGACGCACATGTTCACGGTGAGCTTCTGGCCGCGCTCATGGACGTGACGCATCGATTGAAGCAGACGAGCGAACGAGCCATCTTTGCGCGTCGTGCGTTCGTGCGCTTCTTCGGTCGCTCCCTGCAGTGAAAAACGAAACGTAAAACGCCCACCCGTTGCCAGGATTTCGTCGACGAACGAAGCGCGCGCGGTCTTCACGCCATTGGTGAATAGGACGATTTCTTCGAAGCCGAGCGCCACTGTTTCACGCACGACGTCCAAGAACGCCGGCTGAAGCGTGGGCTCGCCGCCGAGCAACGTGATCTTGCGATGCCCAGCGGCGAAAGCTGCACGAATTTCAGCAAGAATGGGTTCGCGATCGAGCGGCCGTGCTCGGCCAAGCGCCGTCTCCTGGCCGCTCACGCAGAAGACGCAACGGTTGTTGCACATGTGGCCAAGTTGAATCTCGACCTGCGTCTTCGGCTCCATGGGCACGGACTATACAACGAATCCGTGCCGCACGGGATATGTTCTTTGTCGTGATGTCGCCCGAAGGGCTCAGGCCGCCTTGCGCTCCCACACGCGCGCCGACAATTGAGCCTTGATCCACTGAAGGTGGCGCTGTTCGTCCGAGTAGTTTTTCTCGAGTAGCGAGCGAACGTCGGGCGACAAATTCTCGAGGTCGAGCGCCTTGTGATACGTCGAGTTGGTCAGCTCTTCGTTCGTCTGCATGGCCACGAGCGCGCTGTGATCTCCTTGGCTCACGATCCCCGTGAAGCCGGAGATGAAGAACCCTTTCCAATCGCGTCGGACATCGGGTTGTCCACCGAGCGCTCGCACGCATTCGCTCAAATCGCGGACGTGCCTATCGTGATCGGCGCGAAATTCGGTGAGGTTGCGCTTCAATTCGTCCATGGTGCACGCCGAAATGGCCTGATCGTAGGCGTGTATCGCGTCGACATCGAGTTTGATGAGGTCGTTGAGTTTCTCCACTACTTTGGCTGTATCCATGGTTTGTCCTCCCGAGCATCCTGCAACGGTGGTTCGACGCGGAGCATGGGGAGTCTGGGCACACGGCGTAAGCCCAGGGCGGGCGGAAATCGCTCACAGCGGCACCCGACTGCTCGCTGCCCGGGGCATGTGAATCGAGTCGACTTTTTGCAAAGGGGCTCCTGCTCTGCCGAGTCGTGGCTCGGCCATGCCATTCATTTGGCAATGCGGGGAAGCTGAACAAGGAGGGACCTCGTGGCACTCGACATCAAACATGAAAAGGGAATTCCTCTGGATCGCCAGGAAGATTTCACGTGGCGCGACCTGGTGCGCGAGCCCATCAGCAAGTTGAACGACGACGCCTTCACGCGGTTGCGAATCATTCTGATGAACGGCATCGAAATGGAAGCGAATCGTTTCCAGCATTTCTTTGCCAGGCAAAATCGAGACTTGCGCCTGCACCTCGCCCGCGTGCGTCGGATCGAGGCCCATCAGCAAGTACTCGTCAACTGGCTCTTGCCCGCAGACCAATCACCCATCGAAACGACCATTGCGTACGAGCAAGTGGCCATCGAAGTGACGGCGAGTCTCGCGCTGCTCGAGCCCGATCCCTACATGGCGCAGATTCACCGCTTCGGACTGCTCGAAGACTTCGATCACCTCTACCGCTATTCGGCGCTGCTCGATAGGCTGGAAGGAAAAGACGCGAACTCGATTTTGCAATCGTACACGGATATTCTGCCGGGGCGACCGACGATGGTCGAACACCGGCACCCCGACGACGACGTGCGATTGCCGTACGATCGAACGAGCGCGGCTCCGATCACGAAGATCTCGGCGCTCACGATCGTGTCGGGGGAGCAGCAAACCCAGAATTATTACCAGAATATCGGGCCCTTCTTTGCCGACCCGATGGCCCGGCTGCTCTATGCCGAAATTGCGCATATCGAAGAGCAGCACGTCACGCAATACGAATCGATGCAAGATCCAACCGAAACGATGCTCGAAAAGTGGGTGCTCCACGAGCTCACCGAGGTTTGGAATTACTTGGGCTGCATGGAGCAGGAGACCAATTCTCGTATCAAGGCGATTTGGGAACGCGCGCTCGCGCACGAGCTCGGACACCTGCATTACGTGATGGATCTGTTTCAACGGATCGAAAACCGCGATCCGATGGAAATCGTTCCGGAATCGCTGCCCGAGCGAATCGGGTACATGAGCCACCGAGACTACGTGCGCAAGGTGCTGGCGGACGAAGTGGATCTCCGCGCCGTGGGACCTCGGTTCGTACCCGAGAGTCAGGTGCCGCCGAATTCGCCGTCGATTGCCTACCGGAATCAGCTCAATTCCGAAGGTTCGCCCAGCCAAACGGTCGCTGCCGGGTACCACTGGGTTCCCGGAACCGAAATGGCAAAGAAAGCTGCCTGAGCGGGGACAGAAAGGAGTTTCGACGTGAAAGAACCGACCGATATGGGCATGAATCGAACGGGC is part of the Polyangiaceae bacterium genome and harbors:
- a CDS encoding radical SAM protein, with protein sequence MEPKTQVEIQLGHMCNNRCVFCVSGQETALGRARPLDREPILAEIRAAFAAGHRKITLLGGEPTLQPAFLDVVRETVALGFEEIVLFTNGVKTARASFVDEILATGGRFTFRFSLQGATEEAHERTTRKDGSFARLLQSMRHVHERGQKLTVNMCVVKSNYESVDVFPELLLPLEASQLHLDMVRPLDAGVRTEAEFADMIPRYSDMVPALERMIRGFPKGFDVNIGNLPYCIAPHLAPFIHHDGEKTMTIAVDGDKKLSKPWDKYLVKRRDKSKPEGCRTCVFESRCSGVFEKYRELYGDAEFVPVSLEKLATVDPERESFAVHARALVGQAFRDFAPPAPYSALELVELGEKAVSVRLVGSDALCIELRPRSAGQGMGAFDWFSVWLTKAPADSAVAMIGLCALRERLAAVVKVVHPIAEDAIVPTLRSVAARLLALRQKAPFGALKWTDVRVQDAGRRAELRLEGPRGEEAWVWLGERDGRPVGGYRVAEGAVTDEVKEGLRAVMAALGPR
- a CDS encoding OPT/YSL family transporter, translating into MGSKRYHVLLSLVAILILGPLGGIASAYMNFSLGFFVGGQVLAGILGSAVTYGYGAEGKHGANYMQTMAASVAGMCAMGVLIQAMTWLDMPLPPAPQLMLFFMCVGMFGVGLGMVYTPLLVDRLKLDYPSGLAVANILRALTDKRLLKRSIGQLGGGAGAGFGFAWLSHKLPFIAASHISASTIGAGMIVGARIVVPGLLMGLIGHALRPYLVSIGWLEQGASFRVIGFLIGLAMILGAAIVDMSLIGVEALRRIREQAGKKLDQNAEEAWKQVNPRRLIAWVVFWGIALTIVATQVLGQPIEFILLGIVLASVFVLINGISMGISDSNPISSAFVISVLLMSGLGLRDPRVGMMAASILLISCSVGGDMQQDRSTGWRLGTNRTVQFRYQTIGIVMGSILCVVLAQTFMQAYPVLKINSFVHRDVDVGQWQSAMTFKFVGVLQDLDKLPAYKIKALVLGLAIGIVTSVLRKVVNGNQRYRAYVKGSRKGFVVGFCVDTFLLPTPYATSFGGFVELMTTVWFAFGGVMSSLYNTLQARKAAQAKDEKKDDVPEDMSTTSLVGGGLIAGEALFALFVGVVGLVQNVLLKPAAPQVPPSK
- a CDS encoding ferritin-like domain-containing protein, which codes for MDTAKVVEKLNDLIKLDVDAIHAYDQAISACTMDELKRNLTEFRADHDRHVRDLSECVRALGGQPDVRRDWKGFFISGFTGIVSQGDHSALVAMQTNEELTNSTYHKALDLENLSPDVRSLLEKNYSDEQRHLQWIKAQLSARVWERKAA
- a CDS encoding DUF2236 domain-containing protein; translation: MPYNAAVIPTRYQNLATARTRFGDRVDRLAPFLLRGDPLADAVIEEMREMPGGRGFALVNQALAQPAGSYAQLPPAMRALFEHLDYIPAWVDWDAMRRGNEFLLRSGVLGGIVLAAASLVLGYADPGGNKPLIFSGRLTERAARRLAETSRFVQAVGQVDGFRRRGDAFAITVRVRLMHAQVRYMLRRAPYWRTDAWGDPINQHDMAATTLLFSLVFLEGVRRLGIETNRDESEAFMHLWRYAGHVMGVDTEILPTSEFEARNLAELIRATQGKPDEDSRALTKALFDAALTNAKTPEERRMGLFRREMGRGFCRALLGDEMADALAVPKTPLIGAYHVFRTTTRAMEIARKNAPDMHRAMVTTGARYWDKVVREGLGNMPADFNPPAHLSRAS
- a CDS encoding DUF2330 domain-containing protein, whose translation is MKLAHALLLTVPLVAAAVTASNEAAACGGCAAPVGEDTQVTGHRMLLSVSKTSTTLWDQIEYSGAPSSFAWVLPIKGQVEIGLSSDVLFAQLSDLTRTTIAPPPLNCPPPPSCWGWSEDDLAGGTGGSGGAPNGGVTVISQQVVGPYDTVQLSSQDPAALKNWLIMNGYNIPLDVAPVIDTYVNEKFDFLALKLIPGADVNSMRPVRITSQGAAASLPLRMVAVGTGAITPITLWMIGEGRYEPTNFPWFTIGQPEIVWNWDTSESNYAKLKDDGFTMGNNSNWLVQHARPLSQWSVRSALEQVVSIIPEQSGYGDPADGYATAFDELDADMQKAFGGLNEGSIWLTRMNAELARQALDKDLAIGASAAQTEISSFFQATKAIGTPPACPVYDPCPPSGSNNPGGVDTGGVWWGDFGDGKPNNGGASSAGCAVSGESNGAAALVIMGVGLGLSISRRRRAARSDNR